Proteins from a genomic interval of Acidobacteriota bacterium:
- the lysA gene encoding diaminopimelate decarboxylase — MKKLLKPFTYQSSGLGKDQHRELFCDKTRLRDIAARVGTPAYVYSGNHVLGRYREIDCALRGYPHQVCFAVKANSNLALLRLLAKQGAGFDIVSGGELYRVIEAGGSPARTVFSGVGKTAEEMDYALAAGVRMFNCESESELTLLDERARKAGKKALAGLRVNPHVDPRTHPYISTGLRENKFGIPIREAEKLYQRAQALRGIRLEGLSCHIGSQITHLSAFSQALTKVVELANRLRAKGCPVRHLDAGGGVGVAYKSSDILPSIAAYARTVLRCVRGSGLKLYVEPGRAIVAEAGVLLTRVLHIKAEGRKRFVIVDAAMNDLIRPSLYGAHHDIRPVLLAKASAKQKPMVADVVGPVCESGDFFARDREMPSLQAGELLSIDTAGAYSFVMSSNYNSRPRAVEVMVDGSEWRVVRKRESLRDLIRGEFA, encoded by the coding sequence ATGAAAAAACTACTGAAGCCATTCACGTATCAATCAAGCGGTCTAGGCAAGGATCAACATCGGGAGTTGTTCTGCGACAAAACCCGTCTGCGGGATATCGCCGCGCGCGTGGGCACACCAGCGTACGTCTATAGCGGGAATCACGTGCTCGGGCGCTACCGCGAGATTGACTGTGCGCTGCGTGGATATCCGCATCAGGTTTGTTTCGCGGTCAAGGCCAACAGCAATCTGGCTCTGCTCCGATTGCTGGCCAAACAGGGAGCGGGATTTGACATTGTGTCCGGCGGCGAGCTCTATCGCGTGATCGAAGCTGGTGGCAGCCCGGCGCGTACCGTATTTTCCGGTGTCGGCAAGACCGCCGAGGAGATGGACTACGCGCTGGCCGCCGGTGTACGCATGTTCAATTGTGAGTCGGAGAGCGAGCTGACGCTGCTCGACGAGCGCGCCCGTAAAGCGGGCAAGAAGGCGCTGGCTGGCCTGCGGGTGAATCCGCATGTTGACCCGCGCACCCATCCCTACATCTCCACGGGGCTGCGCGAAAACAAGTTCGGCATTCCCATCCGTGAGGCGGAGAAGCTCTATCAACGCGCCCAGGCACTTCGCGGCATCAGGCTGGAAGGTTTGAGCTGCCACATCGGTTCGCAGATCACGCACCTCAGCGCATTCTCGCAAGCGCTGACCAAAGTGGTGGAGTTGGCCAACCGCTTGCGCGCCAAAGGTTGTCCGGTGCGCCATCTGGATGCGGGCGGCGGTGTGGGCGTGGCGTATAAGTCCTCCGATATTTTGCCCAGCATTGCGGCCTATGCGCGCACCGTGCTGCGCTGCGTACGAGGCAGCGGGCTGAAGCTCTACGTGGAGCCGGGCCGCGCGATTGTCGCCGAAGCAGGAGTTTTGCTGACTCGCGTGCTCCATATCAAAGCCGAGGGCCGCAAGCGTTTCGTCATTGTTGACGCGGCGATGAATGATCTGATCCGCCCGTCGCTGTATGGCGCACATCACGACATTCGCCCGGTGCTGCTCGCTAAAGCTTCCGCGAAGCAGAAACCGATGGTGGCAGATGTGGTGGGGCCGGTCTGCGAGTCAGGCGACTTCTTTGCCCGCGACCGCGAGATGCCTTCTTTGCAGGCCGGTGAGCTGCTGTCCATTGACACCGCGGGCGCGTACTCATTTGTGATGAGTTCAAACTACAACTCCCGACCCCGCGCCGTTGAGGTGATGGTGGATGGCAGTGAGTGGCGAGTGGTTCGCAAACGGGAAAGCTTGCGCGACCTGATTCGCGGAGAATTCGCATAA
- a CDS encoding response regulator, which yields MQENIKMIESRQITLHCMTCRNHKVFNLNMDQVRKLAEGRGLQLQCAYCTVARIWQPAEPVVINEIDPSISTRAKTILLVDDDDLILRLLQKVLESWDAEIETASNGKDALSKLASRQFDLMICDLQMPEMSGQVLFTHVQDNALLPAERILFLTGDKRPEVKEFLDKSGCYFLYKPIQFLEFASQVQAVLANEVKE from the coding sequence ATGCAGGAGAATATTAAGATGATCGAGTCTCGACAAATCACTCTGCACTGCATGACCTGCCGGAACCACAAAGTATTTAATCTGAACATGGATCAGGTGCGCAAGCTGGCTGAGGGCCGTGGACTGCAGCTGCAGTGTGCCTATTGCACGGTAGCCCGGATTTGGCAACCAGCCGAACCAGTGGTGATCAATGAGATTGATCCCTCCATTTCCACCAGGGCCAAGACGATCCTTCTAGTGGACGACGACGACCTGATTCTAAGGCTGCTGCAAAAAGTGCTGGAGTCCTGGGATGCTGAGATTGAAACAGCCAGCAATGGAAAAGATGCGCTTTCCAAGCTGGCCTCACGCCAATTCGATCTAATGATCTGCGATCTGCAGATGCCGGAGATGAGCGGCCAAGTCCTGTTCACTCACGTTCAGGATAACGCGTTACTGCCCGCCGAGCGTATCCTCTTCCTCACTGGGGACAAGCGTCCGGAAGTGAAGGAATTTCTGGACAAGTCCGGCTGTTACTTCCTCTACAAGCCCATTCAATTTTTGGAATTTGCCAGCCAGGTGCAAGCCGTGCTGGCCAATGAAGTCAAGGAATAG
- a CDS encoding 4Fe-4S dicluster domain-containing protein: MRWQKLHVGILLFVCLLLLNAAQEAAQNGQLYSEGPKAQHPHIDPTHCIGCQACTTVCPEGDVLAMLGGKAVIVNGHKCIGHGLCAEACPVGAITMVMAAPSMSADMPFLTPDYETSTANLFIAGELGGLALIKNAINQGRDCIDTISA; this comes from the coding sequence ATGCGGTGGCAGAAGCTTCATGTCGGGATTCTCCTGTTTGTCTGCCTCCTGTTGCTCAACGCAGCGCAGGAAGCGGCGCAGAATGGTCAGCTATATTCCGAAGGCCCCAAGGCTCAACATCCGCATATTGACCCCACGCATTGCATCGGCTGCCAGGCCTGCACCACCGTGTGTCCCGAAGGCGACGTGCTGGCCATGCTCGGCGGCAAGGCGGTAATCGTCAACGGACACAAATGTATTGGACACGGCCTGTGCGCCGAGGCTTGCCCGGTGGGCGCCATCACCATGGTTATGGCCGCCCCGTCCATGAGCGCCGACATGCCGTTCCTGACGCCGGATTATGAGACGAGCACTGCAAACCTTTTCATCGCCGGCGAACTGGGTGGGCTGGCGCTGATCAAGAACGCCATCAATCAAGGACGCGACTGCATCGACACCATCTCCGCGTGA